A window of Xyrauchen texanus isolate HMW12.3.18 chromosome 10, RBS_HiC_50CHRs, whole genome shotgun sequence contains these coding sequences:
- the psmb12 gene encoding proteasome 20S subunit beta 12, producing MERHQSHSQIKGVSTGTTILAVKFNGGVIIGSDSRASMGESYVSSKTINKLIQVHDRIFCCISGSLADAQAVTKMAKFQLSFHSIQMESPPLVKAAASIMRELCYSNKEDLQAGFITAGWDRKKGPQIYTVALGGMLLNLPFAIGGSGSTYIYGYADAKFKPDMSLEEATQFAKNALALAMGRDNVSGGVVHLVVITEAGVEHIVVPGNKLPKFHDE from the exons ATGGAAAGGCATCAGTCACACTCGCAAATAAAAGGTGTCAGCACGGGT ACCACCATTCTTGCTGTTAAGTTCAATGGAGGAGTTATCATTGGGTCTGACTCCAGAGCTTCAATGGGAGA GTCCTATGTTTCATCAAAAACGATCAACAAGCTGATCCAGGTGCATGATAGAATATTCTGCTGCATATCTGGATCACTGGCAGATGCACAAGCTGTTACCAAAATGGCCAAATTTCAGCTGTCATTCCACAG TATTCAGATGGAGTCTCCTCCGTTGGTGAAAGCTGCAGCATCAATTATGAGGGAACTTTGCTATAGCAATAAGGAGGACTTGCAGGCGGGCTTCATCACAGCGGGTTGGGATAGGAAAAAAGGACCCCAG ATATACACAGTGGCTTTGGGAGGAATGCTGCTAAATTTGCCTTTCGCCATTGGTGGATCTGGCAGCACGTATATCTACGGTTATGCGGATGCCAAATTCAAACCTGACATGAGCTTAGAAGAGGCTACACAGTTTGCCAAAAATG CTTTGGCTCTGGCTATGGGTCGGGACAATGTTAGTGGTGGCGTGGTTCACCTGGTTGTGATAACTGAAGCAGGAGTCGAGCATATTGTTGTTCCTGGAAATAAACTGCCCAAGTTCCATGATGAATAG
- the psmb9a gene encoding proteasome subunit beta type-9, with amino-acid sequence MNKLSPLHDKIYCALSGSAADAQTIAEIVNYQLDVHSIEVENDPLVCSAATLVKNISYKYKEELSAHLIVAGWDRKGGGQVYATLNGLLSRQPFAIGGSGSFYINGFVDAEYLKHMTKRESQEFVLNALTLAMGRDGSSGGVAYVVTIDQDGTEEKCVL; translated from the exons ATGAACAAACTCTCTCCCCTCCATGATAAGATCTACTGTGCTTTGTCTGGATCAGCAGCTGATGCTCAAACCATTGCTGAGATTGTCAACTACCAACTGGATGTGCACAG TATTGAGGTGGAAAATGACCCTCTGGTATGCTCTGCTGCTACTCTGGTGaagaatatttcatacaaatacAAAGAGGAACTATCAGCACATCTTATTGTTGCAGGGTGGGACAGGAAAGGAGGAGGACAG GTGTATGCAACACTTAATGGTTTGCTCTCGAGGCAGCCTTTTGCTATTGGTGGCTCTGGGAGTTTTTACATTAATGGCTTTGTGGATGCAGAGTACcttaaacacatgacaaagagaGAAAGCCAAGAGTTTGTCTTGAATG CACTGACTCTAGCAATGGGTCGAGATGGCTCAAGTGGAGGTGTTGCATATGTTGTCACCATTGACCAAGATGGAACAGAAGAGAAATGTGTCTTATGA
- the psmb8a gene encoding proteasome subunit beta type-8: MALLDVSRFKHNSAPQFGFKQTHLLGRSNHYSFGAKCQEFAVPVGVDPSKFLKSSSCEDGVSIDLNHGTTTLAFKFRHGVIVAVDSRASAGKYIASKEANKVIEINPYLLGTMSGSAADCQYWERLLAKECRLYKLRNKQRISVSAASKLLCNMMLGYRGMGLSMGSMICGWDKQGPGLYYVDDNGTRLSGQMFSTGCGNSYAYGVVDSGYREDMSVEEAYELGRRGIAHATHRDAYSGGVVNLYHMQEDGWIKVCKEDVSELIHQYKKGMF; encoded by the exons ATGGCTCTGTTGGACGTCAGTAGATTTAAACATAATTCCGCGCCACAGTTTGGCTTTAAGCAAACGCACCTCCTCGGCCGGTCGAATCACTATAGTTTTGGGGCAAAATGTCAAGAATTCGCGGTACCAGTCGGAGTTGat CCCTCTAAGTTTCTGAAATCAAGTAGCTGTGAGGATGGCGTTTCCATAGATCTGAATCATGGCACCACAACACTGGCATTTAAGTTCCGCCATGGAGTCATTGTGGCCGTTGACTCCAGAGCATCAGCTGGCAAATACATTG CATCAAAGGAGGCCAACAAAGTGATTGAGATCAACCCTTACCTGCTGGGCACCATGTCGGGCAGTGCTGCAGACTGTCAGTACTGGGAGAGACTGCTGGCTAAAGAGTGCAG ACTTTACAAACTACGTAACAAGCAGAGGATCTCAGTGTCTGCAGCCTCTAAGCTGCTGTGCAACATGATGCTGGGATACAGGGGCATGGGCCTCTCAATGGGGAGCATGATCTGTGGCTGGGACAAACAG GGTCCAGGCCTGTACTATGTCGATGACAATGGCACCCGTCTCTCTGGGCAGATGTTTTCCACTGGCTGTGGGAACAGTTATGCATATGGTGTGGTGGATAGCGGTTACCGTGAGGATATGTCTGTGGAGGAGGCATATGAGCTGGGCCGTCGTGGCATTGCACATGCCACACACAGAGATGCCTACTCTGGTGGCGTGGTCAACC tTTATCACATGCAGGAGGATGGCTGGATTAAGGTGTGTAAGGAGGATGTGTCAGAGTTAATCCACCAGTATAAGAAGGGAATGTTCTAG
- the psmb13a gene encoding proteasome 20S subunit beta 13a encodes MSLSSVFEPPLSGFNFEYSTRNIVLENGSEEGKIKAPKPMKTGTTIAGVVYKDGVVLGADTRATSEEVVADKKCAKIHYIAPNIYCCGAGTAADTEKTTDLLSSNLTIFSMNSGRNPRLIMAVSILQDMLFRYRGMIGAHLILGGVDCTGNHLYKVGSYGSMDKVPYLAMGSGNLAAMGILEDRFKVNMDLEEAKALVSDAIHAGIMSDLGSGNNIDLCVITKEGVDYIRPHKVSPYNYKRQAKYKYETGTTPILSKTVTQLELELVHETVQMMETAGSS; translated from the exons ATGTCTCTTTCTTCCGTCTTCGAGCCTCCTCTGTCAGGATTTAACTTCGAATATTCCACAAG GAATATTGTACTGGAGAATGGGTCAGAGGAGGGGAAAATCAAGGCACCAAAACCCATGAAAACAGGTACCACCATTGCTGGGGTGGTTTATAAG gatggTGTAGTTTTGGGAGCAGACACAAGAGCCACCTCCGAAGAAGTTGTTGCAGACAAAAAGTGTGCCAAGATTCACTACATTGCTCCTAATATATA TTGTTGTGGAGCCGGAACCGCAGCAGACACAGAGAAGACGACAGATTTGTTGTCATCAAACCTCACCATATTCTCCATGAACAGTGGCAGGAACCCAAGACTCATCATGGCAGTAAGCATTCTACAAGACATGCTcttcag GTATCGAGGTATGATCGGAGCTCATCTAATTTTAGGGGGTGTCGACTGCACTGGCAATCACCTGTACAAAGTTGGCTCTTATGGGAGCATGGACAAGGTGCCATATCTAGCCATGG GATCTGGCAATCTAGCTGCTATGGGAATACTTGAGGACAGATTCAAAGTAAATATGGAT CTGGAGGAGGCCAAAGCACTGGTAAGTGATGCCATCCATGCAGGCATCATGAGTGACCTGGGTTCAGGCAACAACATCGACCTGTGTGTGATTACAAAAGAAGGAGTGGACTATATCAGGCCTCACAAAGTGTCTCCATATAATTATAAGAG ACAAGCAAAGTATAAATATGAGACAGGCACAACCCCAATTTTATCTAAAACTGTGACTCAACTGGAGCTGGAGTTGGTGCATGAGACGGTTCAGATGATGGAAACAGCAGGATCCAGTTGA